A part of Halostella limicola genomic DNA contains:
- a CDS encoding AMP-binding enzyme — translation ETEELRDRIIEGVEDAIGPIARPEQVIFTPELPKTRSGKIMRRLLEDIANEDELGDTSTLRNPDVVSDIQNKVQSD, via the coding sequence CGAGACCGAGGAACTCCGCGACCGGATCATCGAGGGCGTCGAGGACGCCATCGGCCCGATCGCTCGTCCCGAACAGGTGATCTTCACGCCCGAACTCCCCAAGACCCGCTCGGGCAAGATCATGCGCCGGCTGCTGGAGGACATCGCCAACGAGGACGAACTCGGCGACACCTCCACCCTCCGCAACCCCGACGTCGTCAGCGACATCCAGAACAAGGTCCAGAGCGACTGA
- a CDS encoding DUF7520 family protein, with protein METSVRGRIGGRRMVLGLYAAIVGLAALFGAMVGLVLPVKEGVPDNAGFGPFVFEITPLNFAVYGAVMVGLSLGVILLLMALVSDRYPDA; from the coding sequence ATGGAAACGTCCGTGCGCGGTCGCATCGGCGGTCGTCGGATGGTGCTCGGTCTCTACGCCGCCATCGTCGGACTGGCCGCCCTGTTCGGCGCGATGGTCGGCCTCGTCTTACCGGTGAAAGAGGGCGTTCCGGACAACGCCGGGTTCGGCCCGTTCGTCTTCGAGATCACACCACTGAACTTCGCCGTCTACGGCGCCGTCATGGTCGGCCTCTCGCTCGGAGTCATCCTGCTTCTCATGGCGTTGGTCTCGGACCGCTATCCGGACGCTTGA